A single region of the Montipora capricornis isolate CH-2021 chromosome 13, ASM3666992v2, whole genome shotgun sequence genome encodes:
- the LOC138029079 gene encoding uncharacterized protein has protein sequence MAFKARKESEAVSFEVATIHEQPKESAEPRSVNFGFEESDNGGLEEEDAEKVAFKARKKSRSVSFAIATIHAQPKESVKPRSINFGFEESDNGGLEEEDADKVAFKTRKKSRPVSFELATKASVEPRSVNFGYEQSNNGGLDEEDADKVAFDARKESGAVSFEVATIHEQPKESAEPRSVKFGFEESDNGGLEEEDADKVAFDARKESGEVGFEVATIHEQPKESAEPRSVKFGFEESDNGGLEEEDAGKVAFGTRKKLDHHANPRATFDTHF, from the exons a tggcatttaaagcaagaaaggagagtgaaGCCGTAAGCTTTGAagttgctactattcatgagcagccaaaagagtcagctgaacctcgatcagtcaactttggctttgaagaaagcgacaacggtggccttgaagaagaagatgctgagaaagtggcatttaaagcaagaaagaaaagtagatCAGTAAGCTTTGCAATTGCTACTATTCATGCCcagccaaaagagtcagttaaacctcgatcaatcaactttggctttgaagaaagcgacaacggtggccttgaagaagaagatgctgacaaagtggcatttaaaacaagaaagaaaagtagaccagtaagctttgaacttgctacaaaagcgtcagttgaacctcgatcagtcaactttggctatGAACAAAGCAACAATGGTGGCCTTgacgaagaagatgctgacaaagtggcatttgacgcaagaaaggagagtggagcagtaagctttgaagttgctactattcatgagcagccaaaagagtcagctgaacctcgatcagtcaaatttggctttgaagaaagcgacaacggtggccttgaagaagaagatgctgacaaagtggcatttgatgcaagaaaggagagtggagaaGTAGGCTTTGAagttgctactattcatgagcagccaaaagagtcagctgaacctcgatcagtcaaatttggctttgaagaaagcgacaacggtggccttgaagaagaagatgct